Within Ipomoea triloba cultivar NCNSP0323 chromosome 9, ASM357664v1, the genomic segment CGGAAAGCACTGCAGAAGACAGAGAGCTTTATTCTAGATGGGAATGATCCAATCGTCTATGCATTATGTTCATCAAGTCTTGGCTTCCCAGTGATATTCGTGGCACGGTTGACCACATTGTGAAGGTTCAAGAGCATATTAAGGCCACCAACGCCCAGTTTGTTGGTTCAAACAAAGCCTTGGCAAGTACCTTGATCATGAGATTCACCTCAACTCGTTTTTACCCCACCAAATGTGTGTGCAGTCACATAATGCAGGTGCGAGATATTGCGGCTCAAGTTGACAAGATGGAGATCAAACTCCCAGAATCACTCGTGGTGCACTTTGCACTAAATACTCTCCCTTCTGAGTATAACCCCTTTAAAATATCTTACAATGCACATGACCAGAAATGGTCCATTAATGATCTAATCACTATGTGTGGTGCAAGAGGAGAGGAAGCTACTTCAAGAGCAATAGGGGAGAGTGTCATACTTACAACCATGAAGCCTAAAGTTAAGTCTAGGAAGCATTCTACTTCGGCTAAAGGGAAAGGGAAAGTAACCCCTCAAGCCAACATTAAGAAGTTTAAAAAATGCTTCTTCTATAAGAAGGGACATATGAAGAAAGACTATTCAAAGTTTAAGAAGTGGATAGCTGAGAAAGGTATAATCTcctcttttatttgttttgaagcCAATATGTCAGATGTTAATACTAACACTTGGTAGATTGATtctggttcaacaatccacattgaAAATTCTTTACAGGATATGTGAAATCTGAGGCCACCCAAGGCAAATGAGCAGAACATCTTTTTCAGAAATAAGATGGGCTCGCCGGTTGAAGTTGTGGCTTTAGTTTAGAGACCTAAGAAAGGAATTGTGGCAAAGGAAGTCGCTACCAATCTCTATCTCTTCTACTTTGTTCATGAACTTGATATCCGGAAAGTCCTGACCGAATGCCCCTGGTCATTTGAACAAAGCATTCTCATTCTCAAACAGATCAACCCAGGCACTTCACCTCATGGCTTACAACTCACACATGTAGATTTCTGGGTTCAGGCATATAATATTCCCACGAGCATGCAAACCAAGAAAACTGCTTGGGAACCCTGCTACAGTTCAATTTCTCGTGGACTTGATCCACCTTAAGAAGCCAATAATCATATTTCTTATGGAAACTCTCTTAACTAATAGCAAAGTCCAGGCCCTAAAATCCAAATTAGGCCTTTCGAGTTCTTTTGTTGTGAACTGTGTGGGACACAGTGGAAGCCTTGCTCTCTTATGGGCAGATAATACCTCAGTTTCGATCCAAAGCTATTATCTCTACCATATTGTTGTCAATTTAACTCTTCCAAACATTCCTAATCAATGGAGATTCACCGTATTTTATGGCCATCCGGAGTGATCCAAGAGGCGCGATTCATGGCAGCTCCTCCGCGAACTCTCTAGGCAAGTAGCCTCTCCTGGGTCATCATGGGTGATTTTAACGACATCAGATGCCCTAGCGAGAAAATTGGCCATCATCCTCAACCTTGCTGGCTTATGGATggtttcaattttgcaattacTAGTTCCGGCATATCCGACCTCGAGATTCAGGGCCATAAGTTCACCTGGGATAGAGGTAGAGGAACCCCTCACTGGGTTCAAGAATGCCTTGATCGTGTATTGGCCTCCCAGCCATGGCTTGATCTGTTTGGCGAAGTAGTGGCTGAATCTGCCATCACTCCAGTAAGTGACCATCTGCCCATCTTTATGCATCTGATTCCCACAGTCAAGGTCAGAAGAAAATCCAAATTCAAGTTCAAAAACCTTTGGATTAAAGAATCAGAATGTAGAGCTCTCGTAGCAAACACTTGGGTTGCTTCTCGAGGTGCAGATCTTATCTCCAGGCTTGGAACTTGTAGTAAAGCCCTCTGGGATTCGGGCAGGAATCTATCTAAGGATTTTCAACCTAATATCAACCAATGCCTCAAAGATATGGATGCCCTCAGACATCAATCAGACAACATTGGTTTGCTTGCTTTCTCTGCCACACAGAAGAAGTGTATTCACTTGCTCCATCAGCAGAACACCTATTGGAAGCAAAGGGCGAAAGCATTTTGGCACAAAAATGGATATATGAATTCCAATTTCTTCCACAAATCAGTCTAAAAAAGAAGAAGGCAAAATACCATCAGCAAGCTCATGAATTCCGCCGGAGTCTGGGTGGAGAAGGGTCCAATGCTTAATGAGGTAATTCTTGACTATTTCACTAATTTATTCACTTCAGCCTCAGGAGACCCTAGTCCTGTTCTCAATTGCATTCAGCCCAAAATCACAGCTTCTCAGAACCAATTCCTCCTAAGGCTTACTAATGGGGAGGAGGTTAAACGGGCAGTTTTTTCAATGCACCTCGACAAATCCCCGGGGCCGGATGGTTTTAATCCCGGCTTTTATCAAGCTGTTTGGGATATTCTTGGCAATGATATTACTTATCTGTGTAACGATTTCATTGCTAGTGGAAAGCTACCGCAAGGTCTTAACAGCACTCATATTGTCCTAATTCCAAAAAAATCCATTCCGGAAAGCATGGGAGATCTCCGCTCCATAGCCCTTTGCAACGTGGCATACAAAATTTTTTCAAAGGTTTTGGCAAACCGATTGAAAACCCTACTGGACATGATAATTGCTGAGAACCAGAGCGCATTTGTACCTGGAAGACTGATAACGGAAAACATTATGCTGGCCTTTGAAACTCACCAGTACTTTAAGcgcaaaagaaaaggaaaagaaggttTCACTGCTCTCAAACTCGATATAAGTAAGGCATTTGACTGGGTGGAATGGCCTCTTCTTAAAGCTATGCTACGCAAATTTGGTTTTGATGATaaatggatatctctcattatGGAATGTGTTTGTACTATTAACTACCATGTTTCTCATGATGGTAATCTGATTGGCCCTATCTTACCAACCAGAGGTCTCAAGCAGGGAGACCCAATCTTCCCGtatttattcattatcattGCCGAAGGCCTAAGTGCTATGATCAAAGATGCTGAAACAAGAGGCCTTCTTCATGGTATTCAGGTTGCTCGAGGGTGCCCCTAAAGTCTCTCATCTCCTATTCATAGATGATAGCTTTCTGTTTTGTAAAGCTACTATCCTAGAAATCAACACTATGAAGAGTATTCTTGACAATATTGCAACAGCTTCTGGTCAGCTAGTCAACTTTAACAAATCTTCCCTATTCTTCAACCCAAATGTCACAAATACGTTGAGAACTTCCATCTGCGATATCTTACAGGTTGACGGTGTGGCAAATTCTGGAAATTACCTTGGGCTACCCTCCCTCATTGGCAGAAACAAATCAGAAATTCTTGGCTTTCTGAAGAACAGAGTCCTCAACAAGATTAACAGTTGGAATCATCAATTCCTTTCAAGAGCTGGTAAAGAAGTGCTCATTGAAAGTGTTATTCAGGTCCTCCCCTCATATGCTATGAGTGTTTTCCATATTCCAAATAACATTGTGAGGGATATCGAGTGTGCCATCAATGCTTTTTGGTGGGGAGCCGAGTATGGCAGTCGGAAAGGCATACGATGGAAGGCATGGTCTAACATGTGTGTACCTAAGGACTGGGGAGGTATTGGCTTTAGTAGATTTGACTTGTTTAATAATGCTCTTCTTTGTAAGCAGGCATGGAGACTCATTCAGCATCCCTCCTCTCTGGTTGCGAGAGTTTGTCAAGCAAAATATTATCCTGGATCCTCATTCTTAGAAGCAAGAGCAAGCAACAACCCTTCATTTATCAGGAATAGTCTTTTGACTGCTAAGGAAGTAATACGTAGCAACAGTCGTTGGAGGATAGGCAATGGTAACAGGGTCAAGATTTGGAAAGACAAATGGCTGCCAGACATTTCAAATCCATATATTTCCACACCACCTTATCCCTTTATGCATGATGCAACTATTTCTGCCCTTTTCGATAGCCAATCCAAATGTTAGGACATCGGGATAATTAAGGAGATCTTCAACCACCGCGATGTGTCCCTCATCTCCAACATTCCCTTACCCATCTCCAACAAGGATGATGAGCTGATTTAGATGGGTGAGGATCGGGACTATTTTTCTGTTAAAAGCTACTATCGAGGTCTTTTGGGTGTTCTACCAAATAACAGTAAAAAAGATTAGGCATCCTTATGGAAGTGTAGAGTTCCTCCTAAAGTGAAAACTTTCATGTGGCAAGCCTGTTCATTATGTCTCCCAATAGCAGACCTCCTTCGAGCAAAGAAAGTTATCTGCTTACCTCTCTGCAAATTGTGCTTAAATTCTGATGAAAACATCCTGCACCTTCTTGCGCACTGCCCTATAGCATCTCAATGTTGGAGCCTGTCCAATATCAATATTTCATCAACTTCAGCAGATTCCATTGGTGATTAGTTCTCTCACAATAGTAAGCTCCTTGATAAATATCAATGCAACTTGATGCTCATGATTTGTTGGTACATATGGTATGCAAGGAATGAATATGTTTGGAATAATGTCCTGCTTACTCCTAGTATCATTGTGGAGAAAGCCAAGGTTCACCTCATTGAATGGATATTAGTGCACGATAAAGATGATATCTCCCCTCCTCAGCATTCAGCCAACATTATCAGATGGAAGAAGCCAGCGCATGGTCAACTTAAACTGAACATGGATGTTGCTGTCAACATTTCCAGAGGCCGTATGGGTTATGGTTGGATCTTGCACGATGAACATGGTGACTTCAAGGCAGCCACTAGCTTACCATGGTGCGGCTTATACACTGTCAAGGAGGCTGAGGCAATGGCAGTACGTGAAGCCCTCAGTTGGCTAAAGGAGAATATTCTCACTGCCTTGTCGAAACCGATGCTCTGCAGGTTATTCAGAGTCTAAAATCATCCAACTTTGATTCTCAGTTTGACCTTATTCTCTCTAATGTAAACGATTTATTATCATCTCTTGTTGATGTTTCTTTATCTTTCGTTAAGTGATCAGCGAATCGGATTGCCCACTTACTAGCTCGGGAATCCCTTTCTATGTCTGACCGTAGGGTGTGGACTATTATTCCACCCTCTTTCATTGTTAACTCTTTATCTTCGTACCTTTCTTAATGATAtgcttttatttaaaaaaaaaaaaaaaagaaaaaagaaaaagacttTTACAAATGAAGTAGACAAAACACGCGTGAACAATCCCCTAGGTCGATTGATCGAATCCGGCTTTGCACATGCCATGCATTTTCCCTTCCTCCTCCGCATACATTTTCcctatttcaattattattattattacagaaaattggagaaattaaaaattccacacataaaatgataactacaaacacataaacagTTAACCgcaaatacaaaatatgttaactgcagacgCATTACATAAACCAACATTTGTTAAGATATTTTGTATGCTATATactttcaatttgtttacatgtacaacaATTATTAACTAAAGGTACAATTTTTGGATCATGTTCAGctgttcacaatgcaatataaaccataatccatggtataacaattggtgcACGCTAGTCATGACAGACCCGCTGGGGCAAATGGAGTGTTGGCGACcactacattttcttttttaaaatttcaattttttacaaAAGACTCTCATCTAAGCTCATTGTTAGCAGTAACACATTGTTGGttgaattaattgataaatgaaCAGCTTTATTGTCAAAGAACGAGTGCAATGATTGATTTAATGAAAATAAGGCTCAAATTCACTAAACTTTAACGTTGTTGCATACTTGAAAACATGATAAACattcatttcaaattcaaagtaTCTGATCATTGATGcgttgaaagttgaaagttgaaactcaCAATATAATGAATCTGATGTCCATGAGAATACCACCCCTGCTTGCAGGAAACAACAAATACACTTGATAAGGACAACATGTTGGCATTGTATACTGTAAGCAGCCATCCCATTCACCTTTGGATCCTTTCTTTCAGCAAGCAGAAGCCTGAGCTTTGCCATTTATCcaaaccaaatatattaaatCACTTAAAAGAGTAGTAGGCAATAATAAAAGCAATCAAGAATGTGAACAAGAGGGTAACCCCAAGATGACAAGAGATccacacttgtaaccacaaggtcacgcgTCCGTATCCTTGCCCCCTTAGTTTGAGCTGGTTAGCTacgggtaacctaggctggtttacttccttgtagtCCTTTGTCGGGTCACAAGGCAAGGTTTACCAACACCCAAAAAGGGTTgtggggtttccctcgtcatccaaGAAAAGAATGTTAAAGAGAGTAATTCGAAGTTTATGCAATGATGGAGGTGAGAATGAATCTTCATTTTAATGACAGTAGGAAAGTTGGAAGTAGCcttgaaaaattcataacattCATTGATCCCatcacataaacatgtaaagCCCAGCAACAGCTTTAAGCCAATAAAGATGCTTAACCGAAACCTACTTCCTAGTATACAACTGAGTTACACTCCATGTGGCTAACTCTAGTTGATGAAACTGTGTATCACAAGTTCCTCCATATTGGCCAATCGTCAAATCAGGCAGTAGCTGTATGTGTTCTGCCTACGCTTCTAAAGCTGAGAATATGTTAACTCGGTCAGACATTGATTAGCAAGGTAACATGAGTACAAgatgaaaaatgtaaaactCTTACCTTTTATTAGTAGTTGGAAGTCATTAGttcaatcttcttcttctagTTTCACGGGAAACTTCATTATTAATGTCAGAAAACCTCAACAAACTAAATCTTCTCCTATAAGATGGAGTGCGTGGCAAAGGCTGATCCCTTTCACCACTTGTAGTGGGTATCAGGTTTCCCAATTGTACAACAGCATCAGAATCTTCATTTCCTCGAGAAGATGAAGCAACAGATGCAGGAGAACTTATCTCGGTGGCTGTATCCAGAATTGGATGCTCCAGTCGTGCAACATTTTCATCTCTTCCAAAAGAATCTTCGGCTCGCATTGCATCAGCAGCAGTTGAACCTTGAGCGCTGTTTCTTTGCAATATGCGATCAGTAATTGATGCAGCAAGGTCCTCAAATATCCGCTGAGCATTATCTAGCTCTGATGACAGAGAAGCAGTGCTTTCAGAAAACACCCTTGAAAACACACGGGAGCGTACTCGATGGCTGCCATCTGCATTTTGCAACTCCTGAGAAGTTGTAGGAACATTTGCATTAATGCCAATAGGCTCTGGTCGATTTGGGGGATCCCCCATTCCAATACTTGCCCTAATCCGCCTAAGTGCTTCTGCAACCGGAATATGAGATAAACCCCGGGTCAGATGCTGCTGTCTAACACTTTCTACACGATGAGCTTTTGGCCTTGGCGGTATCTTCACACCAGACACCAATTCCGTCTCACAATGACTGTTTCCATTACAATAAATAGGAATAACATGGCCATCAGCAACCTCTCCCTTGCAAACGGGACACTCCTTGACCATAGAATCAACATATGGCAACTGATAAAAGCACGCCCAACAATACAAGTGACCGCAACAAGTCAAAACAGGCTCCTGTGCCATGTCCAAGCATATATTACAATCAAAAAAGGTTCCACCATCCTTAGCAACCTTCTTCACCTCAGAATCTATTGCCAATGCCTTCGCCACTAAATGACTGCTATCCCTTTTGCACCCTCTCCCACTACCAGAACTCACACCCGCTGCATCCTCATCACCCTCCGCATTCACATTCTGTCCAACCAAAATATTGGCTTCCACAGAACTTCGAGCACGGCGCCACCTATGGCGTTCCCAAACTCGGGCAGTGACAGCTTCGAGATGTCGGATTCTCTCCTCTATCCTACTCTGTGCACTCTCTAAATCATTCAAGAAAGACCTAAATCCTAAAACTGACTCAGTTGGCAGGTCTGAGGGTTCTTGGTTCAAATCAAGGTCCATTATCATATCATCCAATACATTGTCACCCATTACATACAACCCTTCTTCAGCTCAATATTCGAAATGCACTGCTAAACCCCTCGTCTAAATTCCCAAATACAACACTTCTCAAGTCCAACTGAAGAAAAAGAATAGTTCTTATAATCGCAGAAGTAAGGTTTAAGAAACCAAACCAAATGACTAACAAAAAAcaggaaaattaaaaaagaatcaatttttaagcataaactTACAATTCCATATAAccaaaaattaaagacatataATCAAcgttttataaatataaatatatgtatcaaGTAATCAAGATTGCGAAAATTTGTTAATAACCTGCGCCAGAAAGGGGATCTTTGGCTATTGAACGCCGAAAATCAAAGGCCCCATAGCTCCTGGAGCTTTCTAACAAATATGGTATTAGGGTTTCTCTAGACAGAGAAAAAGCCGTCGATTATATCAGCGATTTTGAGAGAAAGATAGAAAAGAGAGGGCCATGCTTTTGCAGATTTGGCGCAATTATGGACCAGGGGATCCTAGGGAAGCAGCCAACTAAAGGGTGAAAAACTGTGTCGTTTTGTTCAGAGTCAAAACTCGCTAAGCTAATCGGCTGAAACAGGGTGCAGCCCACCTGTCAGCTCggcaaatactccgtatattaaaCTTAGAAACTCGATTTCTTCTTTTGTTGGCAAATGAATTTTAGGAATTTTTCTATGTATTCTAGTCAGATTAGATGTATGTATCCTAGTCTTGCTGTAATTCttatatagtatttattatgtagtattatgtgaatatgtgattaaTCCAGAATATTCAGTTTTCATATGGTATCAGTTagttatgttttctttttttcatggTTGATCGTACATATGCTAATGATGGATCTATTGGTTCTtcttgatgggtaaatatgcacatgtactagtcagttcgtaaatcacctgtccgtcggtcacccaacctgtccgtcaacggtcacccaaccggtccgtcgacggtcacccggtccgtcagccgcatgatcggaagcaacacaccttgtggattggaggctcacgagcgcaacagttgcttgatgtgacgaccgacaacttttcgggaacaagggatccgtgttttcatcacctcgagtaactcaaccacttcgagcaaaccgatgcgcattttgcggagtgacagcccatatgccctccacttgcatatcagacaccatgtgcatagtgaatccattttgtataaataggggtcattcccctcactggaaaGGAGAGAACTCAttagtactacactaatacacttgcgatttgccgattgtctttctcctgcttactctttatcactgttcgtcacccgtagagcgatatagcttcgaaccgctcagtcgttgaccggtagaccgaccgtctgaccggccgaacgacattcctcaccacccgtaacacacgtatccgtagcgtaatcgtagaccccgtttacatttacgctatcactTCTAAACGGACTTTTCAGATGTTACTGCGTCTTCTTTGCCCGTAGCTATGAATTCTTTATTCACTGCTCATCACTTTGTCAGTTTAAAATTAAccactcaaaattttttattctggAGAACGTAGTTGGTACCGTTTCTCCGTGGTCAAAATCTCATGGGTTTTATTGATGGAACCCACCCTAGTCTGCCGTCCACTGTCGTCTCCTTGCCCATTGTCGGTGATGCTTCCTCTCTAGTCACTCTTCCCAATCCAGCTTATGGCGTCTGGATGCAGCAGTGCCAGGCACTGATGTCTATGATAATTTCATCTCTCTCCGAAGAAGTCATGCACAATGTCTTCGCCAGCCGCAGGTCAAAGGAAGTCTGGGATTCAGTGGAGCATGCTTTGGCTTCCTCTCCTTGCGCCCGTACCTTACATCTTCTCGGACAGCTTCAGGCATTGAGATACAGTGATTCTTCAGTGGCAGACTACATCAGTAGGGCACAGGTTCTCATCGAAGATCTTGCACTTGATAGTCGGTCGGTGTCGCTTAATGAATAAAACCTTTATGTGTTCAAGGGACTTCAGCAAGAATTTCGATCTCTAACATCCTTGTTTGTCCACGGCTAGCCGGTTACATTGCAAGACCTAGCAAATTTTCTTGGAGCTCAGGAGTATATCGCAAACGATGATTTTCTTGGTGCCGGCCATTTTGGTGATATGTAGGCGCCGGCAGCTCTGGCTGTACATTGTGGAGGAGGACAACGACGTCTTGGTGGTAGTCGGGGCGGTGGCGGGAATAGAGGTGGTAGCCATAATGGCTTCGGTGGTGGCAGTGCTTTGGAATTGTGGTAGCGGTGGCCAACAGCAACAAAGAGGAAGAGGCAATCGCAGTAATGGCCGTGGATCCGCCCCTCGCTACCAAATATGTAATGGGGTTGGTCACACATCTATTAATTGCTATAGTCGTTATTCGTATTCGGGGCTCCACATTTATCCCAAAAATAGTTGCACTTTCTATCTTGGAGGAGTAAACTAGTAATGacatgtaacccctcggttttttcgacaaagttaaggttcgagaatattgatgtaaaattttttaagctatgacgtttaagagaagactgttcggtgctcgaaataattttttaggattagttatcgataagctgcgaactacgtaccggtcacgaaccgagaaaattttaaggatatagattcagttcgaattttctagaatttggatttttaagtattatacgattaagcctgaatttctagttagttcaagaaaaatttcaaatggactgtaagggataagttgttacggactctgtacctatatttagcggaataccggaaaattcccaaaattggtgagttacgacgggaatatttttaggataattttggtattagaattttcccgaattaagttataatcctccgaacattcatctgatttaagcataaactggccaattagatttgagatcttgtaaggactccatggggtgttgacatgtggcaagtaaATCTAAGcttggattgagcaattaatgaagcattaatgaaggtatggcctagttgcacttgttacttgatcttcaagaacaatatcacACAAGATcacatgatcatctctctctctctcattttcgtgAGACACActtaggggaagaagaagagaattattttagcttagtcttccattgtgatccaagaacaccttaggcatttcttcaattcCAAGAGCTCAactctaggtaagaacttcggttttgttcggatcAATCCCttctaagacttaagcttgaacttaagatttatggaaacattatattatggtgttttactaggatctttggtgaaggaaccCAAGGAAGGCACCATCAACTAAGTACGGTttaaaggtttctacaaaggtaaggaattcctttaagttggaattagtcacttgaatttggataattgatttttggttgaaatatggtgtttttg encodes:
- the LOC116029593 gene encoding uncharacterized protein LOC116029593 — translated: MGDFNDIRCPSEKIGHHPQPCWLMDGFNFAITSSGISDLEIQGHKFTWDRGRGTPHWVQECLDRVLASQPWLDLFGEVVAESAITPVSDHLPIFMHLIPTVKVRRKSKFKFKNLWIKESECRALVANTWVASRGADLISRLGTCSKALWDSGRNLSKDFQPNINQCLKDMDALRHQSDNIGLLAFSATQKKCIHLLHQQNTYWKQRAKAFWHKNGYMNSNFFHKSV
- the LOC116029594 gene encoding uncharacterized protein LOC116029594, which codes for MKSILDNIATASGQLVNFNKSSLFFNPNVTNTLRTSICDILQVDGVANSGNYLGLPSLIGRNKSEILGFLKNRVLNKINSWNHQFLSRAGKEVLIESVIQVLPSYAMSVFHIPNNIVRDIECAINAFWWGAEYGSRKGIRWKAWSNMCVPKDWGGIGFSRFDLFNNALLCKQAWRLIQHPSSLVARVCQAKYYPGSSFLEARASNNPSFIRNSLLTAKEVIRSNSRWRIGNGNRVKIWKDKWLPDISNPYISTPPYPFMHDATISALFDSQSKC
- the LOC116030726 gene encoding uncharacterized protein LOC116030726, which encodes MGDNVLDDMIMDLDLNQEPSDLPTESVLGFRSFLNDLESAQSRIEERIRHLEAVTARVWERHRWRRARSSVEANILVGQNVNAEGDEDAAGVSSGSGRGCKRDSSHLVAKALAIDSEVKKVAKDGGTFFDCNICLDMAQEPVLTCCGHLYCWACFYQLPYVDSMVKECPVCKGEVADGHVIPIYCNGNSHCETELVSGVKIPPRPKAHRVESVRQQHLTRGLSHIPVAEALRRIRASIGMGDPPNRPEPIGINANVPTTSQELQNADGSHRVRSRVFSRVFSESTASLSSELDNAQRIFEDLAASITDRILQRNSAQGSTAADAMRAEDSFGRDENVARLEHPILDTATEISSPASVASSSRGNEDSDAVVQLGNLIPTTSGERDQPLPRTPSYRRRFSLLRFSDINNEVSRETRRRRLN